The proteins below are encoded in one region of Amycolatopsis magusensis:
- the sepH gene encoding septation protein SepH produces the protein MRALRVVGLHEDGRSIVCEDTARGERFLLPADERLRAAARGDITRLGQIEIELESQMRPREIQARIRAGESVEQVANSGGIPVARVERFAYPVLLERSRTAEMAQAAHPVREDGPDVQTLGEVVAYAFGVFGQDYTGASWDSWKGEDGKWVVCLNWQTGRSDNRAHWCFAPGAHGGTVSALDENAQALMDPNAYRSLRAVDALGRPSAPAPVEEEQPTLDGEAEKVAETPVAEVPEVAGETAVVAAGDGGLPLPGVEEQVEAAKATPRPPKKKGRPAVPAWEDVLLGVRSSRG, from the coding sequence GTGCGAGCGCTGAGGGTGGTCGGGCTGCACGAGGACGGCCGGTCCATCGTGTGCGAAGACACGGCCCGTGGTGAGCGCTTCCTGCTGCCCGCCGACGAACGCCTGCGGGCCGCTGCCCGCGGTGACATCACGCGACTGGGGCAGATCGAAATCGAGCTGGAGAGCCAGATGCGTCCACGTGAGATCCAGGCCCGGATCCGGGCCGGGGAATCCGTCGAGCAGGTCGCCAACAGCGGGGGCATCCCGGTGGCGCGGGTGGAGCGCTTCGCCTACCCGGTGCTGCTGGAGCGCTCGCGCACGGCGGAGATGGCCCAGGCCGCGCACCCGGTCCGCGAGGACGGGCCCGACGTGCAGACGCTCGGCGAGGTGGTCGCCTACGCCTTCGGGGTGTTCGGGCAGGACTACACCGGTGCCAGCTGGGACTCGTGGAAGGGCGAGGACGGCAAGTGGGTGGTGTGCCTGAACTGGCAGACCGGCCGCTCGGACAACCGCGCGCACTGGTGCTTCGCGCCGGGTGCGCACGGCGGCACCGTCTCCGCGCTGGACGAGAACGCCCAGGCGCTGATGGACCCGAACGCCTACCGGTCGCTGCGCGCGGTCGACGCGCTCGGCAGGCCGTCCGCGCCCGCGCCGGTGGAGGAAGAGCAGCCCACGCTGGACGGTGAAGCGGAGAAGGTGGCCGAGACGCCGGTCGCGGAGGTGCCCGAGGTCGCCGGTGAGACGGCCGTGGTCGCCGCCGGCGACGGTGGACTGCCGCTGCCCGGGGTCGAAGAGCAGGTCGAAGCCGCCAAGGCGACGCCGCGCCCGCCCAAGAAGAAGGGCAGGCCGGCCGTACCCGCCTGGGAGGACGTCCTGCTCGGAGTCCGCTCCTCGCGCGGTTGA